The following coding sequences lie in one Arabidopsis thaliana chromosome 3, partial sequence genomic window:
- a CDS encoding transducin family protein / WD-40 repeat family protein (transducin family protein / WD-40 repeat family protein; FUNCTIONS IN: nucleotide binding; INVOLVED IN: biological_process unknown; LOCATED IN: CUL4 RING ubiquitin ligase complex; EXPRESSED IN: 23 plant structures; EXPRESSED DURING: 14 growth stages; CONTAINS InterPro DOMAIN/s: WD40 repeat 2 (InterPro:IPR019782), WD40 repeat, conserved site (InterPro:IPR019775), WD40 repeat (InterPro:IPR001680), Nitrous oxide reductase, N-terminal (InterPro:IPR011045), WD40 repeat-like-containing domain (InterPro:IPR011046), WD40-repeat-containing domain (InterPro:IPR017986), WD40/YVTN repeat-like-containing domain (InterPro:IPR015943), WD40 repeat, subgroup (InterPro:IPR019781); BEST Arabidopsis thaliana protein match is: nucleotide binding (TAIR:AT2G01330.2); Has 46825 Blast hits to 21434 proteins in 724 species: Archae - 58; Bacteria - 7760; Metazoa - 18076; Fungi - 9371; Plants - 5681; Viruses - 0; Other Eukaryotes - 5879 (source: NCBI BLink).): MELSETYACVPSTERGRGILISGNSKSDTILYTNGRSVVTLDLNNPLKVSIYGEHAYPATVARYSPNGEWIASGDVSGTVRIWGAYNDHVLKNEFKVLAGRIDDLQWSADGMRIVASGDGKGKSLVRAFMWDSGSNVGEFDGHSRRVLSCAIKPTRPFRIVTCGEDFLVNFYEGPPFKFKLSSREHSNFVNCVRFAPDGSKFITVSSDKKGIIYDGKTCEILGELSSDDGHKGSIYAVSWSPDGKQVLTVSADKSAKIWDISDNGSGSLNTTLNCPGSSGGVDDMLVGCLWQNDHIVTVSLGGTISIFSASDLDKSPFQFSGHMKNVSSLAVLKGNADYILSGSYDGLICKWMLGRGFCGKLQRTQNSQIKCFAAHEEEIVTSGYDNKISRISYKDDQCTNEESIDIGNQPKDLSLAPLSPDLLLVTFESGVVFLRDGKVVSTINLGFIVTALAVTPDGTEAVIGGQDGKLHLYSINGDSLTEEAVLERHRGAISVIRYSPDLSMFASADLNREAVVWDRVSREMKLKNMLYHSARINCLAWSPNSTMVATGSLDTCVIVYEVDKPASSRMTIKGAHLGGVYGLGFADDSHVVSSGEDACIRVWSFTPQ, translated from the exons ATGGAGCTTTCAGAAACCTATGCTTGTGTTCCATCGACGGAGAGAGGTAGAGGAATTCTGATCTCTGGTAACTCGAAGTCCGATACCATCCTCTACACTAATGGTCGATCCGTCGTGACTCTCGACCTTAACAATCCTTTAAAGGTCTCTATCTATGGTGAGCACGCTTACCCAGCTACTGTGGCGCGATATTCTCCGAACGGAGAGTGGATCGCGTCTGGTGATGTGTCGGGGACTGTTAGAATCTGGGGAGCTTACAACGATCATGTGTTGAAGAATGAGTTTAAGGTTTTGGCTGGTCGGATCGATGATCTTCAGTGGTCTGCTGATGGGATGAGGATCGTTGCTTCTGGTGATGGCAAAGGCAAATCTCTTGTTCGTGCTTTCAT GTGGGATTCAGGATCAAATGTGGGAGAGTTTGATGGTCATTCTAGGAGAGTTCTTAGCTGTGCTATCAAGCCAACTAGGCCGTTCCGTATTGTAACTTGTGGGGAGGATTTTCTGGTGAATTTCTATGAAGGTCCTCCTTTTAAGTTCAAGCTCTCAAGCAG AGAGCATTCCAACTTTGTCAACTGTGTGAGGTTTGCACCAGATGGAAGTAAGTTCATTACTGTGAGTTCAGATAAGAAGGGAATCATATATGATGGAAAGACTTGTGAGATACTGGGAGAACTGTCTTCTGATGATGGGCATAAAGGTAGCATCTATGCAGTCAGCTGGAGTCCTGATGGTAAACAG GTGCTCACTGTTTCCGCAGACAAGTCAGCCAAAATATGGGATATATCAGACAACGGTAGTGGATCATTGAATACAACATTGAACTGTCCTGGATCATCAGGTGGAGTAGACGATATGCTTGTTGGGTGTCTGTGGCAGAACGATCATATTGTCACTGTTTCTCTAGGTGGCACAATCAGCATATTCTCAGCAAGCGATCTGGATAAATCCCCCTTTCAGTTTTCGGGACACATGAAGAACGTCTCTTCCTTAGCTGTGCTTAAAGGAAACGCTGATTACATATTATCCGGTAGTTATGATGGACTGATATGTAAATGGATGCTAGGCCGTGGTTTTTGCGGTAAATTGCAGCGGACACAAAACTCTCAAATAAAGTGCTTTGCTGCCCATGAAGAAGAGATCGTGACCTCTGGATATGACAATAAG ATATCCAGGATCTCCTATAAAGATGATCAATGCACAAATGAAGAGTCTATCGACATTGGAAATCAACCAAAGGATCTAAGCCTTGCACCACTCTCACCCGATCTCCTTCTGGTGACCTTTGAGTCAGGAGTTGTGTTTCTTCGTGATGGGAAAGTAGTGTCAACCATCAACCTTGGGTTCATTGTCACTGCTTTGGCAGTAACACCTGATGGAACCGAAGCTGTCATCGGTGGCCAAGACGGTAAACTCCATTTGTATTCTATTAATGGTGACTCCCTCACCGAGGAAGCAGTTCTCGAGAGACACAGAGGCGCCATCAGCGTCATACGTTACTCTCCAGATTTGTCTATGTTTGCATCAGCTGATTTGAACAGAGAAGCAGTTGTGTGGGACAGAGTCTCCAGAGAG atGAAACTCAAGAACATGTTGTACCATAGCGCCCGCATAAACTGCTTAGCTTGGTCTCCAAACAGCACTATGGTTGCCACAGGATCCTTGGACACGTGTGTGATTGTGTATGAAGTGGACAAACCTGCTTCGTCACGCATGACAATAAAAGGAGCTCACTTAGGTGGAGTATATGGTCTGGGTTTTGCTGATGATTCCCATGTAGTGAGTTCTGGTGAAGATGCTTGTATCCGCGTCTGGAGCTTTACTCCTCAATAA